In the genome of Aptenodytes patagonicus chromosome 18, bAptPat1.pri.cur, whole genome shotgun sequence, one region contains:
- the ATP6V1G1 gene encoding V-type proton ATPase subunit G 1: MASQSQGIQQLLQAEKRAAEKVAEARKRKNRRLKQAKEEAQAEIEQYRLQREKEFKAKEAAALGSHGSCTTEVEKETQEKMSVIQQNFQKNREVVLSQLLLLVCDIKPEIHVNYRING, from the exons ATGGCGAGCCAGTCGCAGGGcatccagcagctgctgcaggccgAGAAGCGCGCCGCCGAGAAGGTGGCCGAGGCCCGCAAGC GAAAGAATCGGAGGCTGAAGCAGGCAAAAGAAGAAGCCCAGGCAGAGATTGAGCAGTACCGcctgcagagggagaaggagtTCAAAGCCAAGGAAGCAGCG GCACTTGGATCTCATGGCAGCTGCACCACTGAAGTTGAGAAAGAGACCCAGGAAAAGATGAGTGTGATCCAGCAGAACTTCCAGAAGAACCGCGAGGTGGTCCTCTCCCAGCTGTTGTTGCTAGTCTGTGACATCAAACCTGAAATCCATGTGAATTACCGCATCAATGGGTAG
- the TMEM268 gene encoding transmembrane protein 268 isoform X3 yields MAHKSQAGGIEKNGSLSSILYCKSDLKEGSLQWVKEPLNGQVLMVLSMDNNCSATSFDMELCGEKLKSLGVQVAADQWRRLIQDAVLKPEVRRYMFYNSRAFQIAIAVLFYMSLWTNIYSTVQLCSFGRYWEASVLVTLAAVVVTVVVILIIDRRQRKINMNTDVRLAAVNEIFIKHGLILGITDALDGPHNILQLWFVHFSSEHCLQSLSAHIMDLQRTREVMAQQLLVIFSGCYVRLLVTGRLPRAMAGGHLEHSSVPCLCQFIKTTALNTHQSWFRGR; encoded by the exons ATGGCCCATAAAAGCCAAGCTGGTGGAATTGAGAAAAATGGGTCACTTTCCTCCATTCTCTATTGTAAGAGTGATTTAAAGGAAGGATCCCTGCAGTGGGTGAAAG AACCCCTCAATGGCCAGGTGCTCATGGTGCTCAGCATGGACAACAACTGCTCAGCCACCTCCTTTGACATGGAGCTTTGTGGAGAGAAACTGAAGTCCCTTGGGGTTCAG GTGGCAGCGGATCAATGGAGAAGGTTAATCCAGGATGCTGTCCTGAAGCCTGAAGTGAGACGGTACATGTTCTACAACTCCAGGGCGTTCCAGATAGCCATCGCCGTG CTTTTCTACATGTCTCTCTGGACAAACATTTACTCCACAGTCCAGCTGTGTTCCTTCGGACGCTACTGGGAGGCCAGCGTGCTGGTGACCCTGGCTGCCGTAGTGGTCACTGTAGTTGTGATATTGATTATCGACCGCCGCCAGAGGAAG ATAAATATGAATACAGATGTGAGGCTGGCAGCTGTCAATGAAATCTTTATCAAACACGGTTTAATACTGGGGATTACAGATGCCCTGGATGGGCCACACAACATCCTACAA CTGTGGTTCGTGCACTTCAGCTCGGAGCACTGCCTCCAGTCCTTGTCAGCCCACATCATGGACCTGCAGAGGACACGAGAG GTGATggcccagcagctcctggtgATCTTCAGTGGATGCTACGTCCGGCTCCTGGTCACCGGCCGACTCCCTCGGGCCATGGCAGGGGGGCACCTGGAGCACAGCAGCGTGCCCTGTCTATGCCAGTTCATTAAGACCACCGCACTCAACACACACCAGAGCTGGTTCAGGGGCAGGTGA
- the TMEM268 gene encoding transmembrane protein 268 isoform X1: MAHKSQAGGIEKNGSLSSILYCKSDLKEGSLQWVKEPLNGQVLMVLSMDNNCSATSFDMELCGEKLKSLGVQVAADQWRRLIQDAVLKPEVRRYMFYNSRAFQIAIAVLFYMSLWTNIYSTVQLCSFGRYWEASVLVTLAAVVVTVVVILIIDRRQRKINMNTDVRLAAVNEIFIKHGLILGITDALDGPHNILQLWFVHFSSEHCLQSLSAHIMDLQRTRESGLRHSLDQLCVVMEAAVQPDPGTEEEASREESPLLSSRVNLNKEPVTCNKLLRLVPEGPPEVMAQQLLVIFSGCYVRLLVTGRLPRAMAGGHLEHSSVPCLCQFIKTTALNTHQSWFRGR, encoded by the exons ATGGCCCATAAAAGCCAAGCTGGTGGAATTGAGAAAAATGGGTCACTTTCCTCCATTCTCTATTGTAAGAGTGATTTAAAGGAAGGATCCCTGCAGTGGGTGAAAG AACCCCTCAATGGCCAGGTGCTCATGGTGCTCAGCATGGACAACAACTGCTCAGCCACCTCCTTTGACATGGAGCTTTGTGGAGAGAAACTGAAGTCCCTTGGGGTTCAG GTGGCAGCGGATCAATGGAGAAGGTTAATCCAGGATGCTGTCCTGAAGCCTGAAGTGAGACGGTACATGTTCTACAACTCCAGGGCGTTCCAGATAGCCATCGCCGTG CTTTTCTACATGTCTCTCTGGACAAACATTTACTCCACAGTCCAGCTGTGTTCCTTCGGACGCTACTGGGAGGCCAGCGTGCTGGTGACCCTGGCTGCCGTAGTGGTCACTGTAGTTGTGATATTGATTATCGACCGCCGCCAGAGGAAG ATAAATATGAATACAGATGTGAGGCTGGCAGCTGTCAATGAAATCTTTATCAAACACGGTTTAATACTGGGGATTACAGATGCCCTGGATGGGCCACACAACATCCTACAA CTGTGGTTCGTGCACTTCAGCTCGGAGCACTGCCTCCAGTCCTTGTCAGCCCACATCATGGACCTGCAGAGGACACGAGAG TCGGGCTTGCGGCACAGCCTGGACCAGCTCTGTGTGGTTATGGAGGCAGCGGTTCAGCCCGACCCGGGGACAGAGGAGGAGGCTTCGCGTGAAGAGTCCCCTCTTTTATCCAGCAGGGTGAACCTAAATAAAGAGCCTGTGACATGCAACAAGCTTCTCCGCCTCGTGCCCGAGGGCCCACCAGAG GTGATggcccagcagctcctggtgATCTTCAGTGGATGCTACGTCCGGCTCCTGGTCACCGGCCGACTCCCTCGGGCCATGGCAGGGGGGCACCTGGAGCACAGCAGCGTGCCCTGTCTATGCCAGTTCATTAAGACCACCGCACTCAACACACACCAGAGCTGGTTCAGGGGCAGGTGA
- the TMEM268 gene encoding transmembrane protein 268 isoform X2 — MVLSMDNNCSATSFDMELCGEKLKSLGVQVAADQWRRLIQDAVLKPEVRRYMFYNSRAFQIAIAVLFYMSLWTNIYSTVQLCSFGRYWEASVLVTLAAVVVTVVVILIIDRRQRKINMNTDVRLAAVNEIFIKHGLILGITDALDGPHNILQLWFVHFSSEHCLQSLSAHIMDLQRTRESGLRHSLDQLCVVMEAAVQPDPGTEEEASREESPLLSSRVNLNKEPVTCNKLLRLVPEGPPEVMAQQLLVIFSGCYVRLLVTGRLPRAMAGGHLEHSSVPCLCQFIKTTALNTHQSWFRGR, encoded by the exons ATGGTGCTCAGCATGGACAACAACTGCTCAGCCACCTCCTTTGACATGGAGCTTTGTGGAGAGAAACTGAAGTCCCTTGGGGTTCAG GTGGCAGCGGATCAATGGAGAAGGTTAATCCAGGATGCTGTCCTGAAGCCTGAAGTGAGACGGTACATGTTCTACAACTCCAGGGCGTTCCAGATAGCCATCGCCGTG CTTTTCTACATGTCTCTCTGGACAAACATTTACTCCACAGTCCAGCTGTGTTCCTTCGGACGCTACTGGGAGGCCAGCGTGCTGGTGACCCTGGCTGCCGTAGTGGTCACTGTAGTTGTGATATTGATTATCGACCGCCGCCAGAGGAAG ATAAATATGAATACAGATGTGAGGCTGGCAGCTGTCAATGAAATCTTTATCAAACACGGTTTAATACTGGGGATTACAGATGCCCTGGATGGGCCACACAACATCCTACAA CTGTGGTTCGTGCACTTCAGCTCGGAGCACTGCCTCCAGTCCTTGTCAGCCCACATCATGGACCTGCAGAGGACACGAGAG TCGGGCTTGCGGCACAGCCTGGACCAGCTCTGTGTGGTTATGGAGGCAGCGGTTCAGCCCGACCCGGGGACAGAGGAGGAGGCTTCGCGTGAAGAGTCCCCTCTTTTATCCAGCAGGGTGAACCTAAATAAAGAGCCTGTGACATGCAACAAGCTTCTCCGCCTCGTGCCCGAGGGCCCACCAGAG GTGATggcccagcagctcctggtgATCTTCAGTGGATGCTACGTCCGGCTCCTGGTCACCGGCCGACTCCCTCGGGCCATGGCAGGGGGGCACCTGGAGCACAGCAGCGTGCCCTGTCTATGCCAGTTCATTAAGACCACCGCACTCAACACACACCAGAGCTGGTTCAGGGGCAGGTGA